In Rhizobium sp. WSM4643, the following are encoded in one genomic region:
- a CDS encoding biotin-dependent carboxyltransferase family protein — protein sequence MPRMSEAVLAINFAGPHVAVQDEGRHGLMRYGVPASGPMDRTSFAAANAAVGNPAGQPAIEVSMGGLVLDCLSGEVTFAVAGGGFIVEHAGDKRGAWMVATLRAGERLAIRPGYWGSWTYLAFAGHIEAKTWLGSMSTHSLSGLGGGRLAAGQTLTIADPDVRDDRHGPITCPVIARPRSELHVVVGPQDRFFSKETLSNFLSSPFRLSDAYDRMGVRLQGPSLAPSAALDMPSEAIVRGSVQVAGDGVPTVLLADHQTTGGYPKIATVVDCDLDAFVQLRPRDHVGFLAVTPQQAIEHIRLRASTMSRYLAAIHDGP from the coding sequence GTGCCCCGCATGAGCGAAGCTGTCCTTGCAATCAACTTCGCGGGTCCTCACGTCGCTGTCCAGGACGAAGGACGTCACGGATTGATGCGCTATGGCGTCCCGGCCTCCGGTCCGATGGACAGGACCTCGTTTGCCGCCGCCAACGCCGCCGTCGGCAATCCTGCCGGTCAGCCGGCAATCGAAGTCTCCATGGGCGGCCTGGTTCTCGACTGCCTGTCGGGGGAGGTTACATTCGCCGTCGCCGGAGGAGGCTTCATCGTCGAGCATGCCGGCGACAAGCGCGGCGCATGGATGGTCGCCACCTTGAGGGCAGGGGAGCGGCTGGCGATCCGTCCGGGATACTGGGGAAGCTGGACGTATCTGGCCTTCGCCGGTCATATCGAGGCGAAGACCTGGCTGGGCAGCATGTCGACGCACAGCCTGTCCGGGCTCGGCGGCGGGCGCCTTGCAGCCGGACAGACGCTCACTATAGCCGATCCGGACGTGCGGGATGATCGACATGGTCCGATCACATGTCCGGTCATCGCAAGACCGCGATCCGAGCTGCATGTGGTGGTCGGTCCGCAGGATCGGTTCTTCTCGAAAGAAACCTTGTCGAATTTCCTTTCGTCGCCTTTCCGCCTGAGCGACGCCTATGACCGCATGGGCGTACGCCTCCAAGGTCCGTCGCTTGCGCCAAGTGCGGCGCTGGACATGCCATCGGAAGCGATCGTGCGGGGCTCGGTACAGGTCGCCGGAGACGGTGTTCCCACCGTTCTGCTGGCCGACCACCAGACGACCGGAGGATATCCCAAGATCGCCACGGTGGTGGATTGCGATCTGGACGCCTTCGTTCAGCTGCGCCCACGCGACCATGTCGGTTTCCTGGCCGTGACGCCGCAGCAGGCGATCGAGCACATTCGGCTTCGGGCTTCGACTATGTCCCGTTACCTCGCGGCAATCCACGACGGACCATAG
- a CDS encoding sugar ABC transporter ATP-binding protein translates to MNHSSDFPSPDALATPFLSLSGVGKTYPGVVALEGLSIDIIPGEVIGLVGENGAGKSTLMKILGGVIAPDRGAILLDGAELRFLTVESSIASGIAFVHQELNLFENLDVAANIFLGREPLKAGPFKLVDRNRLRDMVKPLLKRVGAHFSADTPVASLSLAEQQMVEIAKALSINARLVIFDEPTSSLPLAETERLLSIIKSLKADGISVVFISHRLHEVERVADRVVVLRDGTLVGTLAKKDIGHDQMVKLMIGRVLAARTAKPQRSPGSVALKASGVRTEAYPGRPVDLEIRYGEIMGLAGLVGSGRTELARVLFGIDRSYGGAILQDGRQIAIRSARDAVARGIFLVPEDRKRNGILLDFPIAQNITLADLPKLSSRFMLSAERERAAAEKQRVRLGIKAPSVSSRTGTLSGGNQQKVVLAKWLSMSPKVMIFDEPTRGIDIGAKNEIYGLMRALADAGVAVLMISSDMEEVIGVSDRIAVMHEGQIAGILEEDEISQESVLLLAVGKRVK, encoded by the coding sequence ATGAACCACAGCTCCGACTTCCCATCACCGGACGCGCTTGCAACGCCGTTCCTCTCGCTTTCCGGCGTTGGCAAGACCTATCCGGGCGTCGTTGCGCTTGAGGGCCTGTCGATCGACATCATACCGGGCGAGGTCATCGGCCTCGTCGGCGAGAACGGAGCTGGAAAATCGACGTTGATGAAGATTCTCGGCGGCGTGATAGCACCCGACCGAGGCGCGATTCTGCTCGACGGAGCAGAGCTTCGTTTCCTCACTGTGGAATCGAGCATCGCATCCGGCATCGCCTTCGTTCACCAAGAACTCAATCTCTTTGAGAATCTCGACGTTGCTGCCAATATCTTCCTGGGCCGCGAGCCGCTGAAGGCCGGACCTTTCAAGCTCGTCGATCGCAATCGGCTGCGAGACATGGTGAAGCCGCTCTTGAAGCGGGTAGGGGCTCATTTTTCCGCCGACACACCCGTGGCATCGCTTTCCCTTGCCGAGCAGCAGATGGTGGAAATCGCCAAGGCGCTGTCCATCAACGCCAGGCTCGTCATCTTCGATGAACCCACGTCCAGCCTGCCGCTGGCCGAAACCGAGCGTCTCCTGAGCATTATCAAATCACTGAAAGCCGATGGCATCAGTGTGGTTTTCATTTCGCATCGCCTCCACGAGGTTGAGCGCGTCGCAGACCGGGTCGTAGTCCTGCGCGACGGCACGCTTGTGGGCACGCTTGCCAAGAAAGACATCGGTCACGACCAGATGGTCAAGCTGATGATCGGCCGGGTGCTTGCGGCCCGGACCGCAAAACCGCAGCGCTCGCCCGGCTCGGTTGCGCTGAAGGCTAGCGGCGTGCGCACCGAGGCCTATCCCGGCCGTCCCGTTGATCTGGAAATCCGGTATGGAGAAATCATGGGACTTGCAGGGCTCGTGGGGTCGGGCCGCACCGAGCTTGCAAGGGTACTCTTCGGCATTGACCGTAGCTACGGCGGAGCCATTCTGCAGGACGGGCGGCAAATTGCGATCAGGTCTGCCCGGGACGCCGTTGCTCGTGGCATTTTCCTGGTACCGGAGGATCGCAAGCGCAACGGCATTCTTCTTGATTTCCCGATCGCCCAGAACATAACCCTTGCCGATCTCCCCAAGCTCTCCAGCCGCTTCATGCTTTCTGCCGAGCGGGAGAGGGCGGCGGCCGAAAAACAACGCGTTCGCCTCGGTATCAAGGCGCCTTCCGTTTCGTCGCGAACCGGCACTCTGTCCGGCGGCAACCAGCAGAAGGTGGTGCTTGCCAAATGGTTGTCGATGAGCCCGAAGGTGATGATCTTCGACGAGCCGACACGCGGCATCGATATCGGCGCGAAGAATGAGATCTACGGCCTGATGCGAGCGCTTGCCGATGCCGGCGTCGCAGTCCTGATGATCTCCAGCGACATGGAAGAGGTGATCGGCGTTTCCGACCGCATCGCCGTCATGCACGAGGGCCAGATCGCCGGCATTTTGGAAGAGGACGAAATCAGCCAGGAAAGCGTCCTTTTGCTTGCCGTCGGCAAAAGGGTAAAATAG
- a CDS encoding ISNCY family transposase, with protein MGLIAMSERDLQRIEILSKVIAGRMTMVSAAHVLDLSTRQVRRLLERINTGGAASIRHKAIGRPSNNRISDGVRNYAVTLVGERYADFGPTLAAEKLAERDGLRVSRETLRSWMVDAGLWLSRKQRRTFHQPRLRREAYGELIQIDGSEHRWFEDRGDPCSLLVFVDDATGKLMQLRFVRSESAFSYFEALALYLRDHGAPVAFYSDKHSVFRVAKKDAKGGQGMTQFGRALSELNIEILCANSSQAKGRVERMNRTLQDRLVKELRLADICDMEAGNAYLPDFIEHYNARFALAPARSGDLHRPMNLAPDRLKEILCKREQRYVGAQLTFSFERKRIMLEENEVTRGLAGRYVETYAYADGRLDVRWKGYSLPYKVFDKDQRVTHAAIIENKRLGDVLAYIKERQERQSQPDVKTNSEKNGYVRRARGPGRRKDFMNDPAVIARRRQALSDLDAAE; from the coding sequence ATGGGACTGATTGCGATGAGCGAGCGCGACCTGCAACGGATCGAGATTCTATCGAAGGTCATCGCCGGCCGGATGACGATGGTGTCGGCGGCACATGTGCTTGATCTGAGTACGCGCCAGGTGCGTCGTCTGCTGGAGCGGATCAACACGGGTGGTGCGGCGTCGATCCGGCACAAGGCGATCGGTCGACCGTCGAACAACCGGATCAGCGACGGTGTTCGGAATTACGCCGTGACGCTGGTTGGCGAACGCTATGCAGACTTCGGACCAACCTTGGCGGCCGAGAAGCTTGCCGAGCGCGATGGGTTGCGGGTGTCGCGCGAGACGTTGCGCAGCTGGATGGTGGATGCGGGCCTGTGGCTCTCGCGCAAGCAGCGGCGGACGTTTCATCAGCCGCGCTTGCGGCGTGAAGCCTATGGCGAGCTGATACAGATCGACGGGTCCGAACATCGCTGGTTTGAGGACCGCGGTGATCCATGCTCGCTGCTGGTGTTCGTCGATGATGCGACGGGCAAGCTGATGCAGTTGCGGTTCGTGCGCTCGGAAAGCGCCTTCAGCTATTTCGAGGCGCTGGCGCTTTACCTGCGCGATCACGGCGCGCCTGTGGCCTTCTACTCGGACAAGCATTCTGTGTTCCGGGTGGCGAAGAAAGACGCCAAGGGTGGCCAGGGCATGACCCAGTTCGGCCGTGCGCTCTCAGAGCTAAACATCGAGATTCTTTGTGCAAATTCCAGTCAGGCCAAGGGCCGCGTCGAGCGGATGAACCGGACGCTGCAGGATCGGCTGGTCAAGGAATTGCGGCTGGCCGATATCTGCGACATGGAGGCAGGCAATGCGTACCTGCCTGACTTCATAGAGCATTACAATGCGCGGTTTGCGCTCGCCCCTGCCCGATCCGGTGACCTGCACCGGCCGATGAATCTCGCCCCAGATCGGTTGAAGGAGATCCTGTGCAAGCGCGAGCAGCGCTATGTCGGGGCGCAGCTGACGTTTTCGTTTGAACGCAAGCGGATCATGCTCGAGGAGAACGAGGTGACGCGTGGATTGGCTGGCCGCTATGTCGAGACCTATGCCTATGCGGACGGCCGGCTCGATGTGCGGTGGAAGGGATACTCCCTGCCCTACAAGGTGTTCGACAAGGACCAGCGGGTGACGCATGCGGCGATCATCGAGAACAAGCGACTCGGAGACGTGCTGGCCTATATCAAGGAGCGCCAGGAGCGGCAGTCGCAGCCTGATGTAAAGACCAACAGCGAGAAGAACGGCTATGTGCGACGTGCTCGCGGTCCGGGACGGCGGAAGGATTTCATGAACGATCCCGCCGTCATTGCCCGACGGCGACAAGCGCTCTCTGACCTCGATGCGGCGGAATGA
- a CDS encoding sugar-binding protein has protein sequence MKQLKRNAALFFAGLMLSAAPIAVSHAADKPTLAFVVNGASDFWKAAEAGVKKAQGEMPDYQMELKYPEQASVAVQQRLMEDLVSAGVKGIMVSAVDPKTQTDGLNKIGSQTALFTTDSDAPQTNRVAYIGSSNIDAGMQAAEIAKKAMPDGGKCIGFVGLLGADNAKERIQGMKDGLKGTKIELTDVRGDDIDQTRAKKNVEDALVASPDVTCMVGFYSYNTPRIYEALRDAGKLGQITVVGFDDDPITLGGVKEGTVAATVVQQPFEWAYQGMKLMAAYLKGDKSGVPSNGLIIIPTVIIGKDDVDKYAASLKAMAGK, from the coding sequence ATGAAACAGCTGAAACGCAATGCAGCCTTGTTTTTCGCCGGGTTGATGCTGAGCGCGGCGCCGATTGCCGTATCGCATGCTGCCGACAAGCCGACACTCGCATTTGTCGTCAACGGTGCATCCGACTTCTGGAAAGCCGCAGAGGCGGGCGTGAAGAAGGCGCAGGGCGAGATGCCCGACTACCAGATGGAGCTGAAGTACCCTGAGCAGGCATCTGTCGCCGTTCAGCAACGGCTTATGGAAGACTTGGTCAGTGCCGGCGTCAAGGGGATCATGGTTTCCGCAGTCGATCCCAAGACCCAGACGGACGGCTTGAACAAGATCGGATCGCAGACTGCTCTCTTCACCACAGATAGCGACGCGCCGCAGACCAACCGCGTCGCCTATATCGGCTCATCGAATATCGACGCCGGCATGCAGGCCGCCGAAATCGCCAAGAAAGCGATGCCGGACGGCGGCAAATGCATCGGCTTCGTTGGCCTGCTCGGCGCCGACAATGCCAAGGAACGCATCCAGGGCATGAAGGACGGCCTGAAGGGCACGAAGATCGAGCTGACAGATGTACGCGGCGACGATATCGACCAGACCCGCGCAAAGAAGAACGTCGAGGACGCGCTGGTGGCCAGCCCCGACGTCACCTGCATGGTCGGTTTCTACTCCTACAATACGCCGCGCATCTATGAGGCGTTGCGCGACGCCGGCAAACTTGGCCAGATCACCGTCGTCGGCTTTGATGACGATCCGATCACGCTCGGCGGCGTCAAGGAAGGCACGGTCGCAGCGACCGTCGTGCAACAGCCGTTCGAATGGGCCTATCAGGGCATGAAGCTGATGGCGGCCTACCTCAAGGGCGACAAGTCAGGCGTTCCTAGCAACGGCTTGATCATCATACCGACGGTAATCATCGGCAAGGATGACGTTGACAAATATGCCGCCAGCCTGAAGGCCATGGCTGGAAAATAA
- a CDS encoding mechanosensitive ion channel family protein — protein sequence MRIIDDRHPLRRVCAFLTLVLSTLLLASANPASAAEPTNSSAPIRVIIELPNDDSGRALVNRIVPGNQEPAQSVAVSQEAAPTSIATSLQDLRQRLITLVDAVPTLPGQIQSAIRVFQTDDRIEPVGLILAVILFVAGGFVAQRLAWWSGRGLLHFVLNAPAGTVRQRIKLHAARLSMGLLALVGYLIGSLGAFILFPWPAVFRDIALILLSAALMVRLGVLVGRIVIAPGARLPHMRLLTLVTSLAWFWYYWLLGIVAVLAAGWATIEVIGTIGASPILADLFTAAWLGVVSIALMVMIWLRHFRSDGPPVSRLVCVGFSASILLSWLLWVSGLRGAFWTVVVVTLLPLTVSVAHDIIRRIIQSGDEQAVEDPAIVGWSAVIMQTLRNGLIVVAALLIARAWNVNLSDLAAAETVTTRLIRAGIRIVIVLLVTDVIWKLASTLIDSQMAVASRSEQGGHQDGPDARRRQRLNTLLPILRNVLFLAIGAVGFLMILDAIGIQIGPLLAGAGVVGIAVGFGAQTLVKDIISGVFYLFDDAFRIGEYIQAAKYKGTVEGFSLRSIRLRHHRGPVTIVPFGELGAVQNLSRDWVIDIITLTLNYDSDLEEVRKTIKRIGVELLEDAELGPNIIEPLKMQGIEQMVDYGVQIRLKFMTKPGEQFGVRRKALAMLKKTFAEKGIQFATPTVHVSGGPADAVATAAASELQRPSKAIPTLEE from the coding sequence ATGCGCATCATCGACGACCGTCATCCCCTCCGCAGAGTGTGCGCGTTTCTGACGCTGGTACTTTCAACGCTTCTGCTCGCGAGCGCAAACCCCGCCTCGGCGGCTGAGCCGACCAATTCCTCGGCGCCAATCCGGGTTATTATCGAATTGCCGAATGATGATTCCGGACGAGCGCTGGTCAATCGGATCGTTCCGGGCAATCAGGAACCGGCGCAGTCGGTAGCAGTCTCGCAAGAGGCGGCACCGACGTCGATTGCAACATCGTTACAGGATTTGCGCCAGAGGTTGATCACACTCGTCGATGCCGTTCCGACCCTTCCCGGGCAGATACAGTCGGCGATCCGGGTCTTCCAAACGGATGATCGTATCGAACCTGTCGGCCTGATCTTGGCGGTCATACTCTTCGTCGCGGGCGGGTTCGTAGCCCAGCGCCTTGCCTGGTGGTCAGGGCGAGGGCTGCTCCATTTTGTGCTGAACGCACCCGCCGGCACCGTTCGGCAGCGGATCAAGCTCCACGCCGCCCGGCTTTCAATGGGTCTTCTCGCCTTGGTCGGTTACCTGATCGGAAGCCTCGGCGCGTTTATCCTCTTTCCATGGCCTGCCGTATTTCGCGATATCGCACTGATTCTGCTATCAGCCGCGCTCATGGTGCGCCTTGGCGTGCTTGTGGGCCGCATTGTCATCGCGCCAGGCGCCCGCCTGCCGCATATGCGGCTTCTGACGCTTGTCACCTCGCTTGCCTGGTTCTGGTACTATTGGCTCCTCGGAATCGTCGCAGTGCTGGCGGCTGGCTGGGCCACCATTGAAGTGATCGGGACGATCGGGGCTTCACCGATCTTGGCCGATCTCTTTACCGCAGCTTGGCTTGGTGTCGTTTCAATCGCTTTGATGGTTATGATCTGGCTGCGGCACTTTCGTTCTGACGGGCCGCCCGTCAGCCGGCTGGTCTGTGTCGGCTTCAGCGCGAGCATCCTGCTATCGTGGCTGTTATGGGTATCCGGGCTCCGCGGGGCATTCTGGACAGTGGTCGTCGTCACGCTTCTGCCGCTCACCGTTTCGGTGGCTCATGATATCATTCGTCGCATCATACAATCCGGCGACGAGCAGGCGGTGGAAGATCCGGCCATCGTCGGATGGTCTGCTGTCATCATGCAAACGCTGCGGAACGGCCTCATTGTGGTCGCCGCGCTGCTCATTGCCCGGGCGTGGAATGTCAATCTCAGTGATCTCGCCGCAGCCGAAACGGTGACCACGCGTTTGATCCGAGCCGGAATCCGCATTGTTATCGTGCTGCTGGTGACCGACGTTATCTGGAAGCTCGCAAGCACGCTGATCGACAGCCAGATGGCGGTGGCGTCGCGAAGCGAGCAGGGGGGACATCAGGACGGACCCGACGCGCGCCGGCGTCAGCGGTTGAATACCCTCCTTCCCATTCTTCGCAATGTGCTGTTCCTGGCGATCGGCGCTGTCGGCTTCCTGATGATCCTGGATGCAATTGGCATCCAGATCGGACCACTGCTGGCGGGCGCTGGCGTCGTCGGTATAGCCGTCGGCTTCGGTGCGCAGACACTCGTCAAGGACATCATCTCCGGCGTCTTTTATCTGTTCGACGATGCCTTCCGCATCGGCGAATACATCCAGGCGGCGAAATATAAAGGCACGGTCGAAGGTTTCTCGCTGCGATCGATCCGCTTGCGCCATCACCGCGGTCCGGTCACCATCGTTCCCTTCGGCGAACTCGGAGCGGTGCAAAACCTCAGCCGTGACTGGGTCATCGACATCATCACGCTCACCCTGAATTATGACAGCGACCTTGAGGAGGTCCGCAAGACCATCAAACGCATCGGCGTTGAGCTTCTGGAGGATGCCGAACTCGGCCCCAACATCATCGAGCCCTTGAAAATGCAGGGAATCGAGCAGATGGTGGATTATGGTGTGCAGATACGGCTGAAGTTCATGACGAAACCCGGCGAACAGTTCGGCGTTCGCCGAAAGGCGCTCGCCATGCTCAAGAAGACATTCGCAGAAAAAGGCATCCAGTTTGCAACGCCGACCGTCCATGTTTCCGGCGGTCCCGCCGATGCAGTGGCAACCGCTGCCGCCTCGGAGCTGCAAAGACCATCGAAAGCCATCCCGACACTTGAGGAGTAG
- the ilvB gene encoding biosynthetic-type acetolactate synthase large subunit, producing MPGETANSSLNSPSDRRMNGGEIVLQALRDNGVEHIFGYPGAAVLPIYDEIFQQEDIKHFLVRHEQGAGHAAEGYARSTGRVGVMLVTSGPGVTNAVTALQNALMDSVPLVCLAGQVPTSLIGTDAFQECDTVGITRPCTKHNFLVKHVDDLAKTIHLAFRIAAAGRPGPVLVDMPKDVLFASGTYVAPDKVAPLPSYQPAMHGDQNAIRAAVALMAEARRPIIYTGGGIINAGPEASRLLREFVNLTGFPVTSTIMGLGAYPATGPNWLRVAGQDGSHEANMAIGDCDLMVAIGARFDDLAISRAQEFSPRSKKIQIDIDASSINKRVLVDIGIQGDAAHVLADMIHAWRLLSTMPDQKRLRAWWLQIDHWRTHHSFPYKRLDHAIMPQHALERLHALTKPHDPIIATEIGQQMWVAQFFGFDKPNRWITSGGLGTMGFGLPAALGAQLAHPGRLVIDIAGDASVQTTMKELSTAIQHQAPIKIFVLSDEHPGMAQEWDPMPDGNSRARSYSASLPDFTKLAEAYGAVGLRCESPSELDARIEVMIDADRPVLLHCRVARFVGTRPQ from the coding sequence ATGCCCGGCGAGACAGCCAACTCTTCCCTCAACAGCCCCTCTGATCGTCGCATGAACGGCGGCGAGATCGTTCTGCAGGCACTGCGCGACAACGGTGTCGAACACATTTTCGGTTATCCCGGCGCAGCGGTGCTGCCGATCTATGACGAAATCTTCCAACAGGAGGACATCAAACATTTCCTGGTACGCCATGAACAAGGCGCCGGACACGCGGCCGAAGGCTATGCCCGCTCGACCGGTAGAGTTGGCGTCATGCTGGTGACATCGGGACCGGGCGTTACAAATGCGGTTACCGCACTGCAGAATGCCCTTATGGACTCCGTTCCCCTCGTCTGCCTCGCCGGCCAGGTACCGACAAGTCTGATCGGCACGGATGCTTTTCAGGAATGCGACACCGTCGGCATCACCCGCCCCTGCACAAAGCACAATTTCCTGGTCAAACACGTCGACGATCTCGCCAAAACGATCCATCTGGCTTTCCGGATCGCGGCGGCCGGTCGGCCCGGCCCTGTTCTCGTCGACATGCCGAAGGACGTGCTGTTTGCCAGCGGAACCTACGTCGCACCTGACAAGGTAGCTCCGCTGCCGAGCTATCAGCCGGCAATGCATGGCGATCAGAACGCGATCCGGGCAGCTGTCGCATTGATGGCTGAAGCCCGACGCCCCATCATCTATACCGGCGGCGGCATCATCAACGCCGGACCGGAGGCGTCCAGATTGTTGCGTGAGTTCGTCAACCTCACCGGCTTTCCGGTAACGTCCACCATCATGGGGCTTGGGGCCTATCCGGCTACCGGGCCGAACTGGCTACGGGTCGCCGGACAGGACGGATCGCACGAAGCGAATATGGCAATTGGCGATTGCGATCTGATGGTCGCCATCGGCGCGCGGTTTGACGATCTTGCGATCTCGCGTGCCCAGGAGTTTTCACCTCGCTCGAAGAAAATCCAGATCGATATCGATGCCTCGTCGATCAACAAACGCGTTCTCGTTGACATCGGCATTCAGGGCGACGCCGCGCATGTGCTGGCGGATATGATCCATGCTTGGCGGTTGCTCTCCACTATGCCCGACCAGAAGCGGTTGCGGGCGTGGTGGTTGCAGATCGATCATTGGCGAACCCACCATTCGTTTCCCTACAAGCGGCTGGACCATGCAATCATGCCGCAACATGCCCTGGAGCGCCTGCATGCACTGACAAAGCCGCACGACCCAATCATCGCCACGGAGATCGGTCAGCAGATGTGGGTGGCGCAGTTCTTCGGTTTCGACAAACCCAATCGCTGGATTACCTCGGGGGGATTGGGGACGATGGGCTTCGGCCTTCCTGCCGCGCTGGGCGCGCAGCTCGCACATCCCGGGCGCCTTGTCATCGACATTGCCGGCGACGCGTCGGTGCAAACGACGATGAAAGAGCTGTCGACGGCCATACAGCATCAAGCGCCGATCAAGATTTTCGTCTTGAGCGATGAGCATCCGGGCATGGCGCAAGAATGGGATCCCATGCCGGATGGCAACAGTCGAGCGCGCTCTTATTCGGCCTCACTGCCCGATTTCACCAAGCTCGCGGAAGCCTATGGCGCCGTCGGCCTTCGTTGCGAGAGCCCGAGCGAACTCGACGCCAGGATCGAGGTGATGATCGACGCGGACCGGCCGGTGCTCCTTCACTGCCGGGTCGCGAGGTTCGTCGGCACCCGCCCGCAGTGA
- a CDS encoding ABC transporter permease, whose amino-acid sequence MIKKDLGLLLLIVVVGIVVAIINPRFLLPINLANTANLIGLFGILSIGQAFVIITGGIELSVGSLVALLGVLFVDFIAVQDMSWMLALPLILALGAVIGAVHGWLITRLNLQPFVVTLCGLLIYRGAARFYTADGTAGFAFGQNFPDLEFLTAGRFYGVPNTFTALVIIAVVMWVMLHRSVFGRYLYAIGKNEEAARYSGIRTGRMVMSAYVICGLLTALSAIYFAMYTRSISPASHGQFYELYAIAAAVLGGFSLRGGEGSIVGVVLGTVLLQELQNLVNLLGIPSSLNFAVMGGVILIGVLIDQQWHAIRAKRRLVFAARQTESRLSKEGSLPAVANQD is encoded by the coding sequence ATGATCAAAAAAGATCTAGGACTGCTGCTTTTGATCGTCGTCGTCGGCATCGTCGTCGCCATCATCAACCCGCGTTTCCTGCTGCCGATCAACCTGGCCAACACTGCCAACCTGATCGGCCTGTTCGGCATCCTGTCGATCGGCCAAGCCTTTGTCATCATCACCGGCGGTATCGAGCTTTCCGTGGGTTCGCTCGTCGCACTTCTCGGCGTGCTGTTCGTCGATTTCATCGCGGTCCAGGATATGTCATGGATGCTGGCGCTGCCGCTCATTCTCGCGCTCGGCGCCGTCATCGGTGCCGTCCACGGCTGGCTGATCACCCGGCTCAACCTGCAACCCTTCGTCGTCACCCTCTGCGGCCTCCTGATCTATCGTGGGGCAGCGCGCTTCTATACGGCCGACGGAACGGCGGGCTTTGCTTTCGGCCAAAATTTCCCTGACCTCGAATTCCTGACCGCGGGACGGTTTTACGGCGTTCCCAACACCTTCACCGCACTCGTCATCATTGCCGTGGTCATGTGGGTCATGCTGCATCGCTCTGTCTTCGGGCGTTATCTTTACGCGATCGGGAAGAACGAGGAGGCGGCCCGCTATTCCGGTATCCGTACCGGCCGCATGGTGATGTCGGCCTATGTCATCTGCGGGCTGCTGACGGCGCTATCGGCAATTTATTTCGCCATGTACACGCGCTCGATCTCGCCGGCGAGCCATGGCCAGTTCTACGAACTCTACGCGATTGCCGCTGCCGTGCTCGGCGGCTTTTCGCTCCGCGGCGGCGAGGGATCGATCGTCGGCGTCGTGCTGGGAACGGTCCTGCTCCAGGAGTTGCAGAATCTCGTGAATCTCCTTGGTATACCCTCGTCGCTGAATTTCGCTGTCATGGGTGGCGTGATCCTCATCGGCGTCCTGATCGACCAACAATGGCACGCGATCCGCGCAAAGCGCCGCCTCGTCTTCGCCGCCCGACAGACCGAATCCCGTCTTTCGAAGGAAGGCAGTTTGCCAGCGGTTGCCAATCAGGACTAG
- a CDS encoding LacI family DNA-binding transcriptional regulator: protein MQKPKTENRPVRVTMMDIAAAAGCSQAAVSFVLNDTPGTRISQQTRDRVLEAARALGYMEKTYTTKASYSGLDNVIGFAVDQLATSPEAIVAIEGARQASWNAGNVLLVTQTLSDPVMEPKAIEALTNGGISALIYMTIYTRQVELPSYVRKLNIPTVLLNCYTADHAFPAVVPSEIAGGQSSTRHLIMHGHHRIATITGEIWMQAAQDRLTGYRRALATADIPFDPELVIEGDWSAGAGYASTMKLLALKEPPTAIFCQNDRTAIGCYEALKDAGLRIPQDMSVVGYDDEEIARHLVPPLTTSVLPHLAMGQWAIEHLNPESAPGKRYPIAKLECSLVKRNSVAAPRAEARQILDGAYTSP, encoded by the coding sequence ATGCAAAAACCCAAGACCGAAAATAGGCCTGTGCGCGTGACGATGATGGACATCGCCGCGGCGGCTGGCTGCTCGCAGGCGGCCGTCTCCTTCGTCCTCAACGACACGCCCGGCACCCGCATCTCACAGCAGACGCGTGATCGCGTATTGGAGGCGGCGCGCGCGCTCGGCTATATGGAGAAGACCTATACGACGAAGGCCTCTTATTCGGGACTGGACAACGTCATCGGATTCGCCGTGGATCAACTCGCCACCAGCCCGGAAGCGATCGTTGCGATCGAAGGCGCGCGGCAAGCCTCCTGGAACGCCGGCAATGTCCTTCTGGTAACCCAAACGCTCAGTGACCCCGTCATGGAGCCGAAGGCAATCGAGGCGTTGACGAACGGAGGCATATCGGCGCTCATATATATGACAATCTATACCCGTCAGGTGGAGCTTCCTTCCTATGTCCGCAAGCTTAATATCCCGACGGTCCTGCTGAACTGTTATACGGCGGACCATGCCTTTCCCGCCGTGGTGCCGAGCGAGATCGCGGGGGGGCAGAGCTCCACCCGCCATCTGATCATGCACGGACACCATCGTATCGCGACGATCACCGGCGAAATCTGGATGCAGGCGGCGCAGGACCGGCTGACGGGATATCGCCGCGCGCTGGCGACCGCCGATATACCTTTCGATCCGGAATTGGTCATTGAAGGCGACTGGTCGGCCGGTGCCGGCTATGCCTCCACGATGAAACTGCTTGCTCTGAAAGAGCCGCCCACCGCGATCTTCTGCCAGAACGACCGCACTGCCATCGGGTGTTACGAAGCGCTCAAGGATGCAGGGCTTCGCATTCCCCAGGACATGTCGGTGGTGGGTTATGACGACGAAGAAATTGCACGACATCTCGTACCCCCTCTGACGACCTCGGTCCTTCCACATCTTGCCATGGGGCAATGGGCGATCGAACATCTCAACCCGGAAAGTGCGCCCGGCAAGCGCTATCCCATTGCGAAGCTCGAATGCTCGCTCGTTAAGCGTAATTCCGTCGCCGCACCGCGGGCCGAGGCGCGGCAGATCCTCGATGGCGCATATACGTCGCCATAG